CGCGCAGACGCGGTGCGCGCGGCGGTGTGCAGTTATCGCGAATTCATGGCTGAACTTGCCGAGATGACGGCGCTTCAGGTTTGGTATTCGAGACTCGATCCCAACGTGCTCGAGCGCCGTTTCACGAAATCCAAAGCCGCGCGCAACAGACACGCCGCCGCCATCCGACAATCGGAGCGGCGCACCATGGAATCGGCCTTCATCAAGATGACTAAGGTCGCGAACGGACGCCGCCGCATCGTCGATGATCCGCCAGGGATCTTCCACTTGCGCGAACGTCACGGTCACCCGCTGTTCAGCAAGCTCCTCCAAGACTACCTCGCCACGGCGCGTGACGACGTGCGCGTACTTCTTGACCGTTATCGCGTGGTTGATTTCTCCTTCAAGGTCGTCGGTGTGGGTAGCGTGGGTACCCGCTGCGGCGTTATTCTTATGATGGCCAACGACGGGGACCCATTGCTCCTGCAAGTCAAGGAAGCCAATCGCTCGGTCCTCGATGTGTATGCGGGCAAGAGCAAGTACCGCAACAACGGTCATCGCGTCGTCACCGGCCAGCGGGTCATGCAGGCGGCCAGCGATATGTTTCTAGGTTGGACCAGCCTGAGAGGTCGCGACTACTATGTGCGTCAGCTACGCGACATGAAATGGTCACAAGATTTGACGACATTGGACGCCCAGGGCTTGGCCGACTATGCGAAAATATGCGGAGCGACGCTCGCTCGGGCGCATGCCAAGTCGACCGACCCGGCGGTGCTGAGCGGCTATCTCGGCAATA
The DNA window shown above is from Candidatus Eremiobacteraceae bacterium and carries:
- a CDS encoding DUF2252 domain-containing protein, which translates into the protein MNQPQRDVVMERGSRFATLDERLAVGRAIRKQVPRTSQATWTPRKDRPDPIALLDGQNKRRVAGLVPIRWGRMLESAFAFMRGSALVMATDLATTPNTGIKVQACGDSHLLNFGAYATPERNLVFDINDFDETLVAPWEWDVKRLATSIEFAGRYNTFSRASRADAVRAAVCSYREFMAELAEMTALQVWYSRLDPNVLERRFTKSKAARNRHAAAIRQSERRTMESAFIKMTKVANGRRRIVDDPPGIFHLRERHGHPLFSKLLQDYLATARDDVRVLLDRYRVVDFSFKVVGVGSVGTRCGVILMMANDGDPLLLQVKEANRSVLDVYAGKSKYRNNGHRVVTGQRVMQAASDMFLGWTSLRGRDYYVRQLRDMKWSQDLTTLDAQGLADYAKICGATLARAHAKSTDPAVLSGYLGNKGTFDDALVEFARLYADQGERDFEQLQTAAKSRRITAAQGSAAALTLATTRAFAASSNAFS